From a single Calothrix sp. NIES-2098 genomic region:
- a CDS encoding PAS/PAC sensor hybrid histidine kinase has protein sequence MLRVQRSQMQRYGISILSVLLALLLGLVLERLLQINVSSLFFAAVVFSSWYGGFPAGLVATILSILANNYFFTLPIYVLTLRNGSDLLELVIFSSIALLISSLNAELRNAKQASEAKLAKLQVSYRRLLETANEGIWILDSRGQTEYVNQRLAQMLGYSMEEMIGCPIFDFMESQAQIEVEQLFNQQKQSIQEIKRQFDLRLRCKDGSDIWAIVSTSPILNNKGEFSSAIAMLTDISERKQTEAALRESEQRYRSLVVAISQIVWTTDPDGQVVDVPEWRAYTGQSPEEVKGWGWLAALHPEDRERTAQVWMQAVRQKSIYETEYRLLGRDGIYRDFAARGVPVVTKSGSIREWVGICTDITSSKRIAENLRQKQERLDLAQAVAKSGSFEWNIQTNINIWSKELEALYGLEPGEFGGSYEEWARWVHPNDLAKAEADVIASLQTGELFTDWRVIWKDGSIHWMHARAKVFYDDAGKPLRMVGINVDISDRKQVEFALQESEAIAKARAQELETFMETVPAAVWIAHDPHCHHMSVNRAAYELMRLQPGSVLTATPADGQFPFKFKIQKNGQDIPPQELPMQLAGSTGKPVELEFEFVFSDGDVRSIYGKAVPLRDESDAVRGVIGAFLDVTERKQVENALRENQERLTLALDAARMGSWDWDLQTDRSIWTPYHEMIFGYEPGNPQRTYQEWSSLVHPEDLPRVEVKVQTAMAKQQDYEDEYRVIWADGSLHWVSAFGRFQYNQQGQPVRMLGMLFEITDRKQAEVALRQSELVFRTLADTMPQMFWITQPDGYHEYFNQRWYDYTGKTLEQTRGEGWQKILHPDDVQRTIEVWQNSLSSGKTYDIEYRLLRASNGEYRWHLGRAFPLRQEGQIVKWFGSCTDIHDQKLAIEERAQALERERAARIELEKASRMKDDFLAIVSHELRSPLNPILGWSTLLLKRQLNAEKTTQALEIIERNAKLQTQLIDDLLDVSRILRGKLSLNICVVDLVATIEAALETVRLAAEAKSIQIKTQLDTVVGTVEGDPNRLQQVIMNLLTNAVKFTPPDGQVEISLQQMGANAQIQVTDTGKGITPDFLPYVFERFRQADDVTTRKFGGLGLGLAIVRHIVELHGGSVQVASPGEGLGATFTVNLPVMTLVSAKHEDKQLPNDSPNLQGLRIVAVDDDVDSLDLITFILEQYGVEVTAVASASQALKAIAKIQPDLLISDIAMPEIDGYTLIRQVRALKASGVERVPAIALTAFAGEANNQKILAAGFQRHITKPVDPDELAIAIEQEVKSQ, from the coding sequence TTAGTAGTTGGTACGGTGGCTTTCCTGCTGGTTTGGTGGCGACAATCTTATCAATCTTAGCTAATAACTATTTTTTTACACTACCTATATACGTCCTTACACTGAGGAATGGCTCCGATCTTTTAGAGCTAGTTATATTTAGCTCGATAGCGCTTTTAATTAGTTCGTTAAATGCAGAACTACGTAATGCCAAACAGGCATCAGAGGCAAAGCTAGCAAAGCTACAGGTAAGTTATCGTCGGTTGCTAGAAACAGCCAATGAAGGTATCTGGATATTGGACAGCAGAGGACAGACAGAATATGTGAATCAGCGTTTAGCTCAAATGCTTGGCTACAGCATGGAAGAGATGATTGGTTGCCCAATTTTTGACTTTATGGAAAGTCAAGCTCAAATTGAAGTAGAGCAATTGTTTAACCAACAGAAGCAGAGCATTCAAGAGATAAAACGGCAATTTGACTTACGTTTACGCTGCAAAGATGGATCGGATATTTGGGCAATTGTCTCCACTAGCCCCATCTTGAATAACAAAGGTGAATTTTCGAGTGCGATCGCTATGCTCACAGATATCAGCGAACGCAAACAAACAGAAGCAGCTCTAAGAGAAAGCGAACAGCGGTATCGTTCTTTGGTAGTGGCAATTTCTCAGATAGTTTGGACAACCGATCCTGATGGGCAGGTAGTTGATGTACCAGAGTGGCGGGCTTACACTGGGCAAAGTCCAGAAGAAGTCAAAGGTTGGGGTTGGTTAGCTGCATTGCACCCAGAAGATCGGGAACGAACTGCCCAAGTTTGGATGCAAGCTGTTCGGCAAAAAAGTATCTATGAAACTGAATATCGCCTACTTGGTAGAGATGGAATTTATCGTGATTTTGCTGCACGTGGTGTACCAGTTGTCACAAAATCCGGTAGCATTCGGGAGTGGGTTGGTATTTGTACTGATATAACTTCTAGTAAGCGAATAGCAGAAAATCTGCGACAAAAGCAAGAGAGGTTAGATTTAGCACAAGCTGTTGCCAAAAGTGGCAGCTTTGAGTGGAATATTCAAACTAATATTAATATTTGGTCAAAAGAGTTAGAAGCTCTCTACGGACTAGAACCTGGTGAATTTGGGGGTAGTTATGAAGAGTGGGCAAGATGGGTTCATCCCAATGATTTAGCGAAGGCAGAAGCAGATGTAATTGCTTCATTGCAAACAGGTGAATTGTTTACCGATTGGCGAGTCATCTGGAAGGATGGCAGTATTCATTGGATGCACGCCAGAGCGAAAGTGTTTTACGATGATGCGGGCAAACCTTTACGCATGGTCGGAATCAATGTTGATATTAGCGATCGCAAGCAAGTAGAATTCGCCTTGCAAGAAAGTGAAGCGATCGCTAAAGCACGGGCACAAGAACTAGAAACCTTCATGGAAACAGTTCCTGCCGCTGTCTGGATTGCTCACGATCCGCACTGCCATCACATGAGCGTCAACCGAGCTGCCTATGAATTGATGCGGCTACAACCAGGATCGGTGTTAACAGCTACTCCTGCTGATGGACAGTTTCCATTTAAGTTCAAGATTCAAAAAAATGGGCAAGATATCCCACCCCAAGAATTACCAATGCAACTGGCTGGGAGTACTGGCAAGCCTGTTGAGTTGGAATTTGAATTTGTCTTTAGTGACGGAGATGTGCGATCGATCTATGGCAAAGCGGTACCATTGCGAGATGAATCTGATGCTGTCCGCGGTGTGATTGGGGCATTTTTAGACGTGACTGAACGCAAACAGGTAGAGAATGCATTGCGGGAAAACCAAGAACGTCTAACTTTAGCACTTGATGCTGCCAGGATGGGATCGTGGGATTGGGATCTTCAAACCGATCGGTCGATCTGGACTCCTTACCATGAAATGATTTTTGGGTATGAGCCGGGAAACCCACAACGAACTTATCAGGAATGGTCTAGCTTAGTTCATCCAGAGGATTTACCTCGCGTTGAGGTAAAGGTTCAAACGGCGATGGCAAAGCAGCAAGATTACGAAGACGAATATCGAGTGATTTGGGCAGATGGTAGCCTACATTGGGTATCAGCTTTCGGACGCTTCCAGTACAACCAACAAGGCCAGCCTGTTCGGATGTTGGGAATGCTTTTCGAGATTACCGATCGCAAGCAAGCAGAAGTAGCGCTGCGTCAAAGTGAATTAGTCTTTCGCACGTTAGCGGATACAATGCCGCAAATGTTTTGGATCACACAACCAGATGGCTATCATGAATATTTTAATCAACGTTGGTATGACTACACGGGAAAAACCTTAGAACAAACACGTGGTGAAGGATGGCAAAAAATTTTGCATCCTGATGATGTACAACGCACAATAGAAGTTTGGCAAAATTCCCTGAGTTCCGGTAAAACTTATGATATCGAGTACCGTCTTCTGCGTGCTAGTAATGGCGAATACCGCTGGCATTTAGGAAGAGCATTTCCATTACGACAAGAAGGCCAAATTGTTAAATGGTTTGGCTCTTGTACAGATATTCACGATCAAAAATTAGCCATTGAGGAACGTGCCCAGGCTTTAGAACGAGAACGCGCTGCTCGCATAGAGCTAGAAAAAGCTAGCCGCATGAAAGATGATTTTTTGGCGATTGTTTCCCATGAACTACGTTCTCCACTTAATCCGATTTTAGGTTGGTCAACACTTCTGCTCAAGCGCCAATTAAATGCAGAAAAGACAACTCAAGCACTAGAAATCATCGAGCGCAATGCCAAATTACAAACACAATTAATTGACGATTTGTTAGATGTGTCCCGCATTCTTCGTGGCAAACTCAGTCTAAATATTTGTGTAGTCGATCTGGTTGCGACTATTGAAGCAGCACTAGAAACCGTGCGGCTAGCGGCTGAAGCTAAATCGATTCAAATTAAGACCCAGCTTGACACCGTTGTGGGTACAGTAGAAGGCGATCCTAACCGCTTGCAACAAGTAATAATGAATCTACTGACAAATGCTGTCAAGTTTACACCACCAGACGGTCAAGTGGAAATCTCTCTCCAGCAGATGGGAGCAAATGCCCAAATCCAAGTCACAGATACAGGTAAAGGAATTACTCCCGACTTTCTACCCTACGTATTTGAACGCTTTCGACAAGCAGACGATGTAACAACCAGAAAATTTGGGGGTTTAGGATTAGGGTTAGCAATTGTTCGGCACATTGTCGAACTCCACGGTGGCTCTGTACAAGTTGCCAGTCCCGGAGAAGGTTTAGGCGCAACTTTTACAGTCAACCTACCTGTGATGACGCTTGTCTCTGCCAAACATGAGGATAAACAGTTACCCAATGATTCCCCAAATCTTCAAGGTTTGCGGATAGTTGCAGTGGATGATGATGTTGATAGCCTGGATTTAATCACTTTTATCTTAGAGCAATATGGCGTTGAAGTCACAGCAGTTGCTTCAGCTAGTCAAGCACTGAAAGCGATCGCCAAAATTCAACCAGATTTATTAATCAGCGATATCGCTATGCCAGAAATCGACGGTTATACACTGATCCGTCAAGTTAGAGCCTTAAAAGCATCAGGTGTAGAGAGAGTCCCGGCGATCGCGCTGACAGCATTTGCTGGCGAAGCTAACAATCAAAAAATTCTCGCCGCAGGTTTCCAAAGACACATTACTAAGCCTGTCGATCCAGACGAATTAGCAATAGCGATCGAGCAGGAAGTCAAAAGTCAATAG